A part of Numenius arquata chromosome 2, bNumArq3.hap1.1, whole genome shotgun sequence genomic DNA contains:
- the SLC25A3 gene encoding solute carrier family 25 member 3 isoform X2 yields MFSSIAPLARLNPFYAPHFQLVQDGARKRAGPAEAPTTRRSLAAAAAAEEYSCEYGSLKFYALCGVGGVLSCGLTHTAVVPLDLVKCRMQVDPQKYKSIFNGFSVTVKEDGVRGLAKGWAPTFIGYSMQGLCKFGFYEVFKILYGNMLGEENAYLWRTSLYLAASASAEFFADIALAPMEAAKVRIQTQPGYANTLRQAVPKMFGEEGIWAFYKGVAPLWMRQIPYTMMKFACFERTVEALYKYVVPKPRSECSKGEQLVVTFIAGYIAGVFCAIVSHPADSVVSVLNKEKGSSASQVLQRLGFKGVWKGLFARIIMIGTLTALQWFIYDSVKVYFRLPRPPPPEMPESLKKKLGLTE; encoded by the exons ATGTTCTCGTCCATCGCGCCGCTCGCCCGGCTCAACCCCTTCTACGCGCCGCACTTCCAGCTGGTCCAGGATGGGGCGAGAAAGCGCGCGGGGCCGGCGGAGGCGCCCACCACGCGGCGGAGCTTGGCGGCCGCGGCCGCCGCTGAAG AATACAGTTGTGAATATGGCTCGCTCAAGTTTTACGCTCTCTGTGGCGTTGGTGGGGTCCTAAGTTGTGGCCTGACACACACTGCTGTTGTACCTCTGGATTTAGTGAAATGTCGTATGCAG GTTGATCCACAAAAATACAAGAGCATCTTCAATGGATTTTCAGTGACAGTCAAAGAAGATGGTGTTCGTGGCTTGGCTAAGGGATGGGCTCCAACTTTTATTGGATATTCCATGCAAGGGCTTTGTAAATTTGGTTTCTATGAAGTTTTCAAAATCCTATATGGCAACATGCTGGGAGAG GAAAATGCATATTTGTGGCGTACTTCGCTATATTTAGCTGCATCTGCCAGTGCGGAGTTTTTTGCTGACATTGCTCTGGCTCCAATGGAAGCTGCTAAAGTTCGTATTCAGACACAGCCTGGATACGCCAACACTCTGCGGCAGGCTGTACCTAAAATGTTTGGAGAAGAAGGCATCTGGGC TTTCTATAAAGGTGTTGCTCCACTATGGATGAGACAGATTCCATACACAATGATGAAATTTGCCTGCTTTGAACGTACTGTTGAAGCTCTCTACAAGTACGTTGTTCCTAAGCCACGAAGTGAATGTTCAAAAGGAGAACAGCTGGTCGTCACATTTATTGCAGGCTATATTG CTGGTGTGTTCTGTGCAATCGTTTCCCATCCTGCTGACTCCGTGGTATCTGTGTTGaacaaagaaaaaggcagttCTGCTTCACAGGTTCTTCAGAGACTTGGATTCAAAG GTGTATGGAAAGGTCTGTTTGCTCGTATCATTATGATTGGTACGCTGACTGCACTACAGTGGTtcatctatgattctgtgaaggttTATTTCAGACTTCCTCGTCCACCTCCACCTGAAATGCCAGAATCGCTGAAGAAGAAACTTGGTCTAACTGAATAG
- the SLC25A3 gene encoding solute carrier family 25 member 3 isoform X1 — protein MFSSIAPLARLNPFYAPHFQLVQDGARKRAGPAEAPTTRRSLAAAAAAEEYSCAYGSGRFFMLCGLGGIISCGTTHTALVPLDLVKCRMQVDPQKYKSIFNGFSVTVKEDGVRGLAKGWAPTFIGYSMQGLCKFGFYEVFKILYGNMLGEENAYLWRTSLYLAASASAEFFADIALAPMEAAKVRIQTQPGYANTLRQAVPKMFGEEGIWAFYKGVAPLWMRQIPYTMMKFACFERTVEALYKYVVPKPRSECSKGEQLVVTFIAGYIAGVFCAIVSHPADSVVSVLNKEKGSSASQVLQRLGFKGVWKGLFARIIMIGTLTALQWFIYDSVKVYFRLPRPPPPEMPESLKKKLGLTE, from the exons ATGTTCTCGTCCATCGCGCCGCTCGCCCGGCTCAACCCCTTCTACGCGCCGCACTTCCAGCTGGTCCAGGATGGGGCGAGAAAGCGCGCGGGGCCGGCGGAGGCGCCCACCACGCGGCGGAGCTTGGCGGCCGCGGCCGCCGCTGAAG AATACAGCTGTGCATATGGCTCAGGGAGATTCTTTATGCTTTGTGGCCTTGGTGGGATTATTAGCTGTGGAACAACACATACAGCACTGGTTCCTCTAGACCTGGTTAAATGCAGAATGCAG GTTGATCCACAAAAATACAAGAGCATCTTCAATGGATTTTCAGTGACAGTCAAAGAAGATGGTGTTCGTGGCTTGGCTAAGGGATGGGCTCCAACTTTTATTGGATATTCCATGCAAGGGCTTTGTAAATTTGGTTTCTATGAAGTTTTCAAAATCCTATATGGCAACATGCTGGGAGAG GAAAATGCATATTTGTGGCGTACTTCGCTATATTTAGCTGCATCTGCCAGTGCGGAGTTTTTTGCTGACATTGCTCTGGCTCCAATGGAAGCTGCTAAAGTTCGTATTCAGACACAGCCTGGATACGCCAACACTCTGCGGCAGGCTGTACCTAAAATGTTTGGAGAAGAAGGCATCTGGGC TTTCTATAAAGGTGTTGCTCCACTATGGATGAGACAGATTCCATACACAATGATGAAATTTGCCTGCTTTGAACGTACTGTTGAAGCTCTCTACAAGTACGTTGTTCCTAAGCCACGAAGTGAATGTTCAAAAGGAGAACAGCTGGTCGTCACATTTATTGCAGGCTATATTG CTGGTGTGTTCTGTGCAATCGTTTCCCATCCTGCTGACTCCGTGGTATCTGTGTTGaacaaagaaaaaggcagttCTGCTTCACAGGTTCTTCAGAGACTTGGATTCAAAG GTGTATGGAAAGGTCTGTTTGCTCGTATCATTATGATTGGTACGCTGACTGCACTACAGTGGTtcatctatgattctgtgaaggttTATTTCAGACTTCCTCGTCCACCTCCACCTGAAATGCCAGAATCGCTGAAGAAGAAACTTGGTCTAACTGAATAG